One genomic region from Candidatus Nitrosopumilus koreensis AR1 encodes:
- a CDS encoding methyltransferase domain-containing protein codes for MLPSSIKFLRCVRCGAKLEIDVFLSEKEIIEGILECKKCKLEFPIIKKIPILWDDFTKYLSSRRVLGGKLYTSVHSQKLKSFVKSSLNAKDNDRSSLEVKWSKIYQNSKNSKFYSAIKNNLSSLPSSKLVLEHGCSIGIMTSHLANSHELVFGVDRSFSALEFAKKQFKDNLDYFVADSLNPVFGKMQFDLVLALNVLEIIEPLELLESISKQITKGYFIISDPYDFDRGPNSVKNPVDESLLRANLINLGFKISPSTKKPSFIPWNLKLNARATLKYKVDFVIAQKY; via the coding sequence ATGTTACCATCAAGTATTAAATTTCTGAGATGTGTTAGGTGTGGGGCAAAACTCGAAATTGATGTGTTTTTGTCTGAAAAAGAAATCATAGAAGGAATTTTAGAATGCAAAAAATGTAAACTAGAATTCCCAATCATAAAAAAAATTCCCATCTTGTGGGATGATTTTACAAAATATCTTTCTTCTAGACGTGTGCTTGGAGGTAAGTTGTATACCTCAGTTCATTCACAAAAACTCAAGAGTTTTGTGAAATCGTCTTTGAATGCAAAAGACAATGATCGAAGTAGTCTTGAAGTGAAATGGTCTAAAATTTACCAAAACAGTAAAAATTCAAAATTTTATTCAGCGATAAAGAATAATCTATCTTCTTTACCTTCATCAAAACTTGTCTTGGAACATGGGTGTTCTATAGGTATAATGACTAGTCATTTGGCTAATTCACATGAATTGGTATTTGGAGTAGATCGTTCTTTTAGTGCTTTAGAATTTGCAAAAAAACAATTCAAAGACAACTTGGATTATTTTGTAGCTGATTCACTAAATCCTGTATTTGGTAAAATGCAGTTTGATTTGGTGTTGGCTCTAAATGTTTTAGAGATAATAGAGCCACTAGAATTACTAGAGTCTATATCCAAACAAATTACCAAAGGATATTTTATAATATCTGATCCTTATGATTTTGATAGAGGTCCAAACTCTGTAAAAAATCCTGTTGATGAATCCCTTTTACGTGCAAATTTAATAAATTTGGGATTCAAAATTTCACCTTCCACAAAAAAACCATCCTTTATCCCATGGAACCTAAAGTTAAACGCCCGTGCCACACTAAAATACAAAGTAGATTTTGTTATTGCACAAAAATACTAG
- a CDS encoding SirB1 family protein, with amino-acid sequence MEENFDPFVAEWYAFVKNPNFNLVEKCLKFAQILEYPDLDIEKYIEKISKIGMSLKESVSDVKNPTYLISMLNEHLFENLGYSGDDEDYYNPKNNFLNEVLDKKTGLPITISILYVEVAKFVGLDLKIVGFPSHILVKHNEEIILDPFYDGRLLDIDDLQEILDTNYGGEIEFKPEFLDEIESEQILVRLTRNLKNSYVQSFVYDKALRCVNMVLAIEPESPEDIRDKGILEERLLNYDNALKYLNKYLEINPNAEDVDFILELIRSIKTKN; translated from the coding sequence TTGGAAGAAAATTTTGATCCATTTGTTGCAGAATGGTATGCATTTGTAAAAAACCCAAATTTCAATCTAGTTGAAAAATGCCTCAAATTTGCACAGATTCTAGAATATCCAGATCTAGATATTGAAAAATACATTGAGAAAATCAGCAAGATAGGAATGTCACTAAAAGAGTCAGTTAGTGATGTAAAGAATCCAACTTATCTTATTTCTATGTTAAATGAGCATCTGTTTGAGAATTTAGGATATAGTGGAGATGATGAAGATTACTATAATCCAAAAAACAATTTCCTAAATGAAGTATTAGATAAAAAAACAGGTCTCCCAATTACCATTTCAATTCTTTATGTAGAAGTTGCAAAGTTTGTAGGTCTGGATCTAAAGATTGTTGGATTCCCCAGTCATATTTTGGTAAAACATAATGAAGAAATCATACTAGACCCATTTTATGATGGGCGATTACTAGACATCGATGACTTGCAAGAGATTCTTGACACAAATTATGGTGGAGAGATAGAATTCAAACCAGAGTTTCTAGATGAGATTGAGTCTGAGCAAATACTAGTTAGACTCACTCGTAATTTGAAGAATTCATATGTTCAATCTTTTGTTTATGACAAGGCACTTCGTTGTGTCAACATGGTATTAGCAATTGAACCAGAATCTCCTGAAGACATTAGAGACAAGGGGATATTAGAAGAAAGATTACTAAATTATGATAATGCTTTAAAATATTTGAATAAATATTTGGAAATTAATCCAAATGCAGAAGATGTAGATTTTATTTTAGAATTAATTAGAAGTATAAAGACAAAAAATTAA